The nucleotide sequence TGTTTTATTTTATTTCCAGATACCATAATTAATATGTCCACACTCCGGACATTTTCCATTTTTAATTTTCAAAGGGATATTATAACCACGTGCTCCTAAATCAGCCTGACACTCCTCACAGATCAGCCGATTATCAAAGGGAATATTACCTAAATATACATGAGCCAGTTTCTTTTGTGCCTGTTTATAAGCGTAATGAAGTCTTTCTGTATTTGTTGCCGGATTGTTTAATTTATAACACGGATAATATCTGGAAAAATGAAGCGGTATGCGATAATCTACTCCGGCAATAAAATCTATCAGATCATTAATATCTTTATCACTGTCATTTTCATCGGTTATTAAAAGATTTGTGATTTCCAAATGACAATGTTTCGCAGCATATCTGATCGTATCAAGTACTGGTTGCACACTTCCCAGACAATTTCGCTGATAAAATTCATCTCTTATTGATTTCAGGTCAATATTTGCTGCTGTGATGTGGGGGAGAAGCGCAACCAAAGGCTCATGATTTATATATCCATTAGATATCATTACTGTCTTGATCCCATTATTCTGCAGATATTCAGATGTTGACTTCATAAATTCATACCAGATAATAGGTTCTGTATAAGTAAAAGCAATAGAGTTGAGATTATATTCATGCAATATCTGTAGTAATCCCTCTTTGGTCAGCTTCTGGGTATCAGCTTTCATCTGTGATATTTGATAATTCTGGCAGTAATTGCAGTGTAAATTACAATAATTAGGCCCTATTGATAATATCCTTTCTCCAGGCAGAAAGTGATATAAAGGCTTTTTCTCAACCGGATCATAAGGATTAAGAGACACAGTATTCCCATAATTGAGGGTAAACAGCTTACCCATGACATTTTTCCTTGATTTGCACCTGCCCAGTCTATCAGGCAAAATTACACAATTAACAGGGCAAAGCTGACAATGAACTCTACCATCACCTAGTTCTTGATAATATTCTGCTTTTTTCATAATTTGAAGATATTATCTCCCCCACATATTGTCAATATTTCTAACAATACTCAATTGGCATACCCCCGAAATTAAAATGTTTTCTGACTTCAAGAATGCCCTGGAGGGGCATCACAATAATAGCCACGGGTTTCACCCGTGGCTATTGTAATATCAACCTTATAGGGTGTAATTTAATTTGATTAAATTGTATGATGTAACATGTTATAATTCAATTAATTATGATAAAATATTAAAAGAATAACAGGGGGATGACAGTTCTAACAATACTCAAGATAAGGAGTCCTTAAATCACATAATTTATAACTTGCGAAAAAATCTCATTTAAAGCAAACTAAATGCTATCTAAGTTCTCAACAGGTATGAAATAAGAACTGTAACGATGCTTGTGGTAGCATTCCAATGTTATGTTGTGTATCATCACATCCCTTATAAGTCTCTGCATAAATAATGGTTCACTTTAAAAAAGAGGAATTATTGAGATTACTATAATAATCCACAACTAAATAGAATAGTATAAAATAAATTATCAAAGCAACAGTATCCGATTTGGATAAATACTAAATAAGAGACTTTGGGTAAGCAAAACCACATAACTTCATCCTGCACTCGAAACGATACCACATTTTTTTGTTGTGTCGTCTTGAGTGCAGTTTCCTGGAGTATCTACTTTTTCGATAAGAGTATTAGGTAAATAGAAAATCTCAATGCTACTTTTTCTACTCAACATCTTCAAATAATTTGGTTGGAAAATTGTTTTTAATCCTAAATGGGGGAGTGTCAGGTATGCTGACAAGATGCTTTTATTTCATCTGATTTATTGAAATATTAAGATCAGATATGCCGTTTAATTTCAAAACAGCACCTAAACTATTTCGACAAAAAATAGTCAAAAAAGCGCATTAAGACGGGATGACTATCAGTATACAGCATAGAAACATATCTTCACTCACGTAAGTTTACATAATATATATTATGGCACTATACAAAAATTGATGTGGATCGGGGAGAGCAGACTTTCTCTGACGGGAATGTGTTTTAATATTACTTTTTATTTTTAAGCTCTTATTGAGGCTCTATGGATCTGAAATTTATTTTAATATGAAATTAGATTCAAAGTTATTTCATTAACATTCTGATAAAAGATTGACTAAATGTAGTGGACAGCAATTTTCAGATTTGGAGGATAATATGCGAAGTATGACCGGATATGGTAAATCAATATATTCTGGCGAAGATTATATGATTGAGTTTGAGATCAAGTCTGTTAACAGCAGATTTTTAGAAATAAGGATAAATATACCACGTGAGTTGTCATTCATGGAGATGGAAATAAATAATATCATCAAAGATCGGATCAATAGAGGAAAAATATCCGGGAGAATTAGCCTAATATCATTCAAACCACCAGAGCTTAAGATAAATGCGATCAAATTAAAAGCATATAATGAAGTTTTTGCGAAAATTAAGCAAATTACAGGGAATAAAGACGATATACCCTTACAGCTATTTCTGGAAAATGAAGAAATTGTCTATCAGTCAGATGATCTATCAAAGGATAATGATCTTAAATCCAAGATAATAACAGTAGTAGAAGATGGGATCAAAGATCATCAGGATTCAGCTTTAAAGGAAGGGAAATCAATGCATGATTATATGCTGAAAGCACTTAAAGAGATGAGAGAATCTTTAAGCAAGATAGAAGTTGCCTTTCCCGCCTATAAAACTGAAGTTAATGAGCAGATACAATCACATGCTAAAGAACTATATGGTAATCAATTAGGTGATGAAGAATTAAAGCGATTAGCGCTTGAAATAGCTATATATGTAGAAAAATCTGATGTTACTGAAGAGATAGTACGGTTGCATCATCATTTTAATAAATTTCAGGAAACTATTTATAATGACGACGATATGGGCAAGAATCTTAATTTCATTCTACAGGAAATGCATCGAGAGACTAATACTTTAGGTTCAAAATATAATCATAATGCCATTTTTGAAGAAATGATCAATATTAAAGAAGAAATAGAGAAATGCCGGGAAATTGTCCAAAACATAGTATAAGGGAGTTAGGATGGAAAACAGGGAAGATTTACTGAGATGGACCTCTCACCCACTATTAGATGAAGCAGTTAAAACAATATTTTTGATCGCAATTATGGTATTAGTGTCAATGATATTATACCAGACAGCAATAATTACCTGGAAAGCACCTATCTATTTTTATCTTGGGATGCTATTTTTTATAGGCAGCATGATAACATGGTTCATTCCAACTACTTATATATTATTTGATGATAAGATACAGATATGGTATTGGAAGATAAAATTAGAACGAAACTGGTCTGATTTTGGGTGCTGGTATACAGATAAAAAGGGTGTTATGCTCAGCACATTTAAAAGACCCCGCAGATTAGATAATTTTCGCGGTCAATCATTGCGATTCAGTAAAGATAAGCATGAACAAGGTAAATTATTTGAATTACTGGCTGAAAAAGTTGGGGAGCGATATTAATGTATGACAATAAGTTAGGTGAAAGAATAGAGAAATTCCTGAAGCATAATGAAGGGAAAGATTTTAAAAGCGGAGAGATATATAAAGCATTGCATTTAAAGAAGCATAAAAGACGTGATCTGGAAGACACATTAAGGAAATTGAAGCAGAAGCGCAAAATATCAGGTAAAAATAAGCGTTACTATCTTGATGCCTCTACCCTATCGCAGGAATATATAGGAATCTTTGATGCCAGACCGCTGGCTCAAGACAGATCTTTTGCTTTTGTGATTCGCGAAGAAGGAGATATTTATATCTCACGGGAAGATATAATGAATGCCTATGATGGAGATGAAGTATCAGTTGGGATCAAATTTGAAGGTAAAGGCAAATTACATGGCTATATCACGGGAATCCGCCAGCGCGCCAGAGAGAGAGTGGTTGGTAGAATGGAGAAATATCAAGGTCGAAAATATTTGATTCCTGATAATTCACTCTTACATAGTGATTTTGAGATATATGATGCAGGAGCAGCAGTTTCTGGAGAAAAAATAGTTTGCCAAATCACCAATTGGGGGGATCCTGATAAAAGGTTATTACCTGGCTGCAAAGTTATTGAAATATTAGGTAAAGCTGGAGAACCGGAAGTAGAGATAATGTCAGTAATTTGTGAATATAATCTACCTTTGGAATTTCCTGAAAGCGTTATGCAGGAAGTATCAGAGCTGGATGATGGGATTACTGAAGAAGTGATCAATGAACGTACTGATTTAAGGGATATATACACAATCACTATCGATCCGGCATCTGCCAGAGATTATGACGATGCGATATCACTTGAAAGACTTGCTGAAGGTTATAGATTATATGTGCATATTGCAGATGTTGCGCATTACGTAAATGTAGGTTCTGCTTTATTTGAAGAGGCATTACAGCGGGGAAACAGTTATTACTTTCCACGCAAAGTATTGCCTATGTTGCCCGAAAAACTATCCAATGGAATATGTTCATTGCGTCCTGATGAGGAAAAGCTTACTTTAACGGTGATATCTGAATATAATGCAGACGGTTACATTCTTGATCAAAAAGTAGTGGAATCGGTAATAGAATCAAATGCCCGGCTGGCTTATGAAGAAGTAGATGACTTTATGGAGAAGCGAGAGCATAATCTGGATGAGGACACACAAAAACTGATATTACTGATGCAGGAGCTTTCGGCCAAATTGCAGAAAACAAGAATTGAACGAGGTTATCTGAGTCTTGATATGCCTGAAACAGAATATATCTTTGATGAAGAAGGGCACGTTATCGATCTGCAAAGAAGCAGGGAGACAGAATCACATCAGATGATAGAAAATTTCATGCTTTCTGCCAATGAATATGTGGCAGTTACTCTATCGCGATCAGCTACTTTATACAGGGTGCATGAAGCTCCGGGACCGGATCAATTAGATGATATTAAAAGACTTGCAGGTATCTATGACTTTAGTTTTGATCTTTCACATACTATTAATAAAGCCTTTCAGATTGCTCTGGAATCATTGGATACAGAAGACAGGCATCGGGTTTTTGACCGCGTGCTGCTAAGGCACATGAAAAAAGCAAGATATGATATTATTAATCAGGGGCATTTTGGTTTGGCTTTGCAGAATTATACACATTTTACATCACCAATCAGGCGGATTTGTGATCTGGTGGTACATCATCAGATAAAGGCGTTGATCAAGAATTCCGCAAGTGATGATGGGTATGTATTCACTCGCAGTAAACTGGAAGATATTGCCGTGATAGCTACGGAAAAGGAAAAACTGGCTGATACTACAGAAAGGGAAGTTGATACCAAAAACAAACTTCTCTTTATGAAAAAGAGAGTTGGTGAAGAATACTCCGGAGTCGTGATCGCAGTGAAAGCAAAAGGGATAATTATTGAGATTGATAAGTACCCCGTCAGCGGGATAGTTCCACTTTCATCGATCAAGGATGATCATTATGAATATCATGCTGCTTATGATACTCTGCTGGGAATTCACAAAGCCCAATCAATTCGCCTGGCTGACCGTTTTAAAGTAATCCTCGTTAAAGTAGATGATGATATAATATTTGAAATTAAAGATAAGTAATATGGTGATTTTTTATTTATATTTATTACTCATAACACTGCTGGAAGTAATTTTATTTATTCCTTTATTGATCATTTTCATTTTAGCTGGTATGAAGGGTAGATTGGGGCTTGATATATTAACCAGACAAAAAAGCATCTGGTTCCATGCTGCATCTATGGGCGAAGTAAATGCCCTGAAGCCTCTTCTGATCAAAACTGCAGAACAATTTGGAGCCGAGAGAATAGTTCTTACTACTATGACTACTACAGGACTATTGACCGCATCAAAAATTGATCTGCCAATAGCAGTATCCTATATACCATTTGATTTACCAATTATGATGTCATTATTTTACAGAAAGATAGACCCTCAGCTCATTGTGATCATGGAAACAGAATTCTGGCCGCAAATGCTTTTTCAAGCTAAGTTAAGGAATATTCCGGTAATATTGGTGAATGCACGTCTTACTGCTCAATCTTTTAGTAAATATCTTGGGACCAGACATTTCTGGCAGGAACCGTGGCAGGCCATAAAGGCAATTAATGCTCAGTCAGAGCATGATAGGAATAGATTTAGAGAATTAGGTTTCACCCATGTGAGAAATTGTGGAAACCTGAAGTTTGCTATTGATCTTCCTGATCATGGCAATATTGATAAATATTTAAAATATGGCATTTCTTATCAAGATTTTGTTTTAACTGTGGGGAGTTCAAGACCTGGTGAGGAGCAGTTAATTATGGATATTTATCCTCAATTGAAAAAAGAAATATCTAATCTGAAACTGATCATCGCTCCCAGACATCTGAAGCGCATTGAGGAAGTGAAAGCAATATTTAACGGTCAAAAAGTTGTAATGCTTTCTGAGTTCAAAATCCATACTGATTTTGATATCCTTATTATTGATAATATTGGCTTATTAACAGAGATTTACAGTTTTTCTGATCTGGTTATTGTTGGGGGCAGTTTTACTGATTTTGGTGGACATAATCCTCTGGAAGCAGCATATTACAATAAACCTGTGATAATGGGTGTATATCATTCTTCCTGCAGGGAATCAGTTAATAGATTGCTGGAAAAGCAAGGCATATTCATAGCTGAGCAGCAAGATCTACTCAAGACAATATTGGAATTATATCTTGATCATGATCTGAGGATAAATACAGGGAAAAATGCCCGTAATGTACTGATAAACAATGCCCATTCACTGGAAGAAAATCTGGATACAATCAAGTCGTATTTAGAGTAATAATTGATGAAGATCCGTATGCTGTTCCTGATGCTTATTCTGGTGTACTTTCTATCAGGAGAGATCTGGCTGCCCTGTCCAAAATCGTTAAGCGGACACATCGAAACCTCGCTTGGTATGCACTTCTGGGAAGATCACCTTTATTTAAGAAATCTGCAGGTTCGAGGTTTGGTATATCTATATCCTGGAATAAGAATAAATTGTGTAGCCCGAGGAAATAAGGAAATAAATCAAATTGAATTCAGTAAAGAAAATAAGCCAGAATATAATCAATTGCAGCCAGGATTTGATGAATCATATCTGGAATTATATGGGCATTATTATTATAATGACATGCAATTTAGCACATCCTGCAGGATAGGAAGAATTAGATTTCTGCAATTTCCTGATAATAATATCATCTCCAGATTTGATCAAGTTGCGGGAATGAGTGATATACGCTCAAGATATGAACCATCCGGTTATAATGGCTCAATATTGATAAATGATCTTAATTGGAGGAATAT is from Candidatus Stygibacter australis and encodes:
- the amrS gene encoding AmmeMemoRadiSam system radical SAM enzyme translates to MKKAEYYQELGDGRVHCQLCPVNCVILPDRLGRCKSRKNVMGKLFTLNYGNTVSLNPYDPVEKKPLYHFLPGERILSIGPNYCNLHCNYCQNYQISQMKADTQKLTKEGLLQILHEYNLNSIAFTYTEPIIWYEFMKSTSEYLQNNGIKTVMISNGYINHEPLVALLPHITAANIDLKSIRDEFYQRNCLGSVQPVLDTIRYAAKHCHLEITNLLITDENDSDKDINDLIDFIAGVDYRIPLHFSRYYPCYKLNNPATNTERLHYAYKQAQKKLAHVYLGNIPFDNRLICEECQADLGARGYNIPLKIKNGKCPECGHINYGIWK
- a CDS encoding YicC/YloC family endoribonuclease — translated: MRSMTGYGKSIYSGEDYMIEFEIKSVNSRFLEIRINIPRELSFMEMEINNIIKDRINRGKISGRISLISFKPPELKINAIKLKAYNEVFAKIKQITGNKDDIPLQLFLENEEIVYQSDDLSKDNDLKSKIITVVEDGIKDHQDSALKEGKSMHDYMLKALKEMRESLSKIEVAFPAYKTEVNEQIQSHAKELYGNQLGDEELKRLALEIAIYVEKSDVTEEIVRLHHHFNKFQETIYNDDDMGKNLNFILQEMHRETNTLGSKYNHNAIFEEMINIKEEIEKCREIVQNIV
- the rnr gene encoding ribonuclease R codes for the protein MYDNKLGERIEKFLKHNEGKDFKSGEIYKALHLKKHKRRDLEDTLRKLKQKRKISGKNKRYYLDASTLSQEYIGIFDARPLAQDRSFAFVIREEGDIYISREDIMNAYDGDEVSVGIKFEGKGKLHGYITGIRQRARERVVGRMEKYQGRKYLIPDNSLLHSDFEIYDAGAAVSGEKIVCQITNWGDPDKRLLPGCKVIEILGKAGEPEVEIMSVICEYNLPLEFPESVMQEVSELDDGITEEVINERTDLRDIYTITIDPASARDYDDAISLERLAEGYRLYVHIADVAHYVNVGSALFEEALQRGNSYYFPRKVLPMLPEKLSNGICSLRPDEEKLTLTVISEYNADGYILDQKVVESVIESNARLAYEEVDDFMEKREHNLDEDTQKLILLMQELSAKLQKTRIERGYLSLDMPETEYIFDEEGHVIDLQRSRETESHQMIENFMLSANEYVAVTLSRSATLYRVHEAPGPDQLDDIKRLAGIYDFSFDLSHTINKAFQIALESLDTEDRHRVFDRVLLRHMKKARYDIINQGHFGLALQNYTHFTSPIRRICDLVVHHQIKALIKNSASDDGYVFTRSKLEDIAVIATEKEKLADTTEREVDTKNKLLFMKKRVGEEYSGVVIAVKAKGIIIEIDKYPVSGIVPLSSIKDDHYEYHAAYDTLLGIHKAQSIRLADRFKVILVKVDDDIIFEIKDK
- a CDS encoding glycosyltransferase N-terminal domain-containing protein, translating into MKLKISNMVIFYLYLLLITLLEVILFIPLLIIFILAGMKGRLGLDILTRQKSIWFHAASMGEVNALKPLLIKTAEQFGAERIVLTTMTTTGLLTASKIDLPIAVSYIPFDLPIMMSLFYRKIDPQLIVIMETEFWPQMLFQAKLRNIPVILVNARLTAQSFSKYLGTRHFWQEPWQAIKAINAQSEHDRNRFRELGFTHVRNCGNLKFAIDLPDHGNIDKYLKYGISYQDFVLTVGSSRPGEEQLIMDIYPQLKKEISNLKLIIAPRHLKRIEEVKAIFNGQKVVMLSEFKIHTDFDILIIDNIGLLTEIYSFSDLVIVGGSFTDFGGHNPLEAAYYNKPVIMGVYHSSCRESVNRLLEKQGIFIAEQQDLLKTILELYLDHDLRINTGKNARNVLINNAHSLEENLDTIKSYLE